A part of Asticcacaulis sp. AND118 genomic DNA contains:
- a CDS encoding sialate O-acetylesterase codes for MALASAAHAQTAIRIDPLFTDHMVLQRGKAVSLRGDAPAGATVTVRFSTVSASGKTGSDGRWRVTLPAIPDGASGVLEVDASSGGSLRLNDVVAGDVFLCSGQSNMDLSVSDTSYPKRTAEEGQGKPVRIFKVKRTASPRTDRFVTPDLGWSATGPDSLPDFSAACWHMARTLAGAGTGAPIGLVQSSWGGTSIEDWISPESLATLPAYADDIKRLSAYAADPRAATAELVAATDAWAKTADPAASAWHTAGFDDSQWPQMPLPGVWERSGIGSLRAFDGLMWYRRAVELTAEQAGKTATLKLGRIDERDQVWINGQLVGATLLGSENRAYAIPAGVLKAGRNLIAIRVLDERGAGGLMGKAGDVRLDLSGAPAVDLSGPWKYQTGAERRNWKAEPPFVPWAAPRGVSMLWNGMVAPLDGFPLKGIAWYQGETNTADAEGYPALLGLWASSWRRFFNDPTLPVVIAQLPGYGPRSAVPTDGDWAKLREAQRLTVAKDPRMGLAVLIDLGVSYDIHPAHKDEVGERLGNEMLRLAYGRKILPAPSPAAVETAADGIRVRLADTGGSLIAYGSHEAATFELCDGAGKCRFVPAQVEGDSVRLPADATARQVRYAWQGSPPVNLYGKGGLPVVPFSVAIPTRP; via the coding sequence ATGGCTCTCGCTTCGGCCGCCCACGCCCAGACTGCGATTAGAATCGATCCGCTGTTCACCGACCATATGGTGCTTCAGCGCGGCAAGGCCGTCAGCCTGCGCGGCGACGCGCCGGCGGGTGCGACCGTCACGGTGCGCTTTTCCACGGTGTCGGCCAGTGGCAAGACAGGCAGCGACGGCCGCTGGCGCGTGACACTCCCCGCCATTCCTGACGGGGCGAGCGGCGTGCTGGAGGTCGATGCCTCATCGGGTGGAAGCTTGCGCCTGAACGATGTGGTGGCGGGGGACGTGTTCCTCTGTTCGGGTCAATCGAACATGGACCTGTCGGTCAGCGACACCTCTTATCCGAAGCGCACCGCCGAGGAAGGGCAGGGCAAGCCCGTGCGCATCTTCAAGGTCAAGCGCACGGCCAGCCCGCGTACCGACCGTTTCGTGACGCCTGATCTGGGCTGGTCGGCCACCGGACCCGACAGCCTGCCGGACTTTTCCGCCGCCTGCTGGCATATGGCGCGCACCCTGGCGGGGGCCGGCACCGGCGCGCCCATCGGTCTGGTGCAATCCTCCTGGGGCGGCACCTCGATCGAGGACTGGATATCGCCCGAATCTTTGGCGACCCTCCCGGCCTATGCTGACGACATAAAGCGCCTGAGCGCCTATGCTGCCGACCCCAGGGCCGCGACGGCGGAGCTTGTCGCCGCGACGGACGCCTGGGCCAAAACCGCCGATCCGGCGGCGAGCGCCTGGCACACCGCCGGTTTCGACGACTCGCAATGGCCGCAAATGCCGTTGCCGGGCGTATGGGAGCGTTCGGGCATCGGGTCCTTGCGCGCCTTCGACGGCCTGATGTGGTATCGGCGCGCGGTGGAGCTGACGGCGGAACAGGCGGGCAAAACCGCCACCCTGAAACTGGGGCGCATCGACGAGCGCGATCAGGTGTGGATCAACGGTCAGTTGGTCGGGGCGACGCTGCTGGGCAGCGAAAACCGCGCCTACGCCATTCCGGCGGGGGTGCTGAAGGCCGGGCGCAATCTTATCGCTATCCGCGTCCTCGACGAGCGCGGGGCCGGGGGCCTGATGGGTAAGGCGGGCGATGTGCGTCTCGATCTCAGCGGCGCGCCGGCGGTCGATCTGTCCGGACCGTGGAAGTATCAGACGGGCGCCGAGCGCCGGAACTGGAAGGCCGAACCGCCCTTCGTGCCGTGGGCCGCGCCGCGTGGCGTCAGCATGTTGTGGAACGGCATGGTCGCCCCGCTCGACGGCTTCCCGCTCAAGGGCATCGCCTGGTATCAGGGGGAGACCAACACCGCCGATGCCGAGGGTTATCCGGCCTTGCTGGGGCTGTGGGCCTCGTCGTGGCGGCGTTTCTTCAACGATCCGACCCTGCCGGTCGTTATCGCGCAACTGCCCGGTTATGGCCCGCGCAGCGCCGTACCGACCGATGGCGACTGGGCGAAACTGCGCGAGGCGCAGCGCCTGACCGTGGCGAAGGATCCGCGCATGGGCTTGGCCGTTCTGATCGACCTTGGCGTCTCCTACGACATCCACCCGGCGCACAAGGACGAGGTCGGCGAGCGGCTGGGCAACGAGATGCTGCGTCTGGCCTACGGGCGCAAAATCCTCCCTGCGCCTTCACCCGCCGCCGTCGAAACCGCGGCGGATGGCATCCGTGTGCGCCTTGCCGATACGGGCGGCAGCCTGATCGCCTACGGCTCGCACGAGGCGGCGACGTTTGAGCTGTGCGACGGCGCGGGCAAGTGCCGCTTCGTACCGGCGCAGGTCGAGGGCGACAGCGTCCGCCTGCCCGCCGATGCCACCGCGCGTCAGGTCCGTTACGCCTGGCAGGGTTCGCCGCCGGTCAATCTCTACGGCAAGGGCGGCCTGCCCGTCGTCCCTTTCAGCGTGGCCATACCGACACGGCCGTGA
- a CDS encoding bifunctional diguanylate cyclase/phosphodiesterase — translation MRHRYSLQDLTVIGAALSVAAYLGFEIDIFVHQGRLSSEEKAVELDEALLLGTLLTLSMFGFSLRRYFDQKREIRGRIEAERHVRSLAFEDQLTGLPNRRQFDETLHAALGETPAAGGSHALLLLDLNGFKRINDVYGHATGDQALIAVAGRLKGVMRAGDLVARFGGDEFAIVLRHIANPETATTIALRVIEALKTPLRIGKASHDVGTGIGIALFPQNAEDAEELLRKADVALYRAKAERRSAMRFFDEDMDRQVNERAAMEHALRQALSEERITTVFRPVVDIRTRQVRAFEAEPRWLTDQGQAVPPERFLAIAEEIGLIHDIAGLTLGQACDAAAQWPPEVRLSIDLYPAQLSEQALPLRIASALMTRGLSADRLEVRLPETTFVSETDAAIGLLQALRAAGVSVTLSHFGAGYSTLSQLRRFKPDRIKLDRGVTDAAARDSDGRAVANALIGLGRGLGLAVVADGVGSLDEAGALMTEGCALVQGETYGDFLTDAEAHSLLRDAA, via the coding sequence ATGCGTCACCGTTACAGCCTGCAAGACCTGACGGTTATCGGCGCCGCACTCTCCGTCGCCGCCTATCTGGGCTTTGAGATCGACATCTTCGTCCATCAGGGCCGTCTGTCTTCGGAAGAAAAGGCCGTCGAGCTGGACGAGGCCCTGCTGCTCGGCACCTTGCTGACGCTCAGCATGTTCGGCTTTTCCCTGCGCCGTTATTTCGACCAGAAGCGCGAAATCCGCGGCCGTATCGAAGCGGAGCGCCACGTCCGTTCGCTGGCCTTCGAGGATCAGTTGACGGGTCTGCCCAATCGCCGGCAGTTCGACGAGACCCTGCACGCGGCTTTGGGCGAGACCCCGGCGGCCGGTGGGTCGCACGCCCTGTTGTTGCTTGATCTTAACGGCTTCAAGCGCATCAACGACGTCTACGGGCACGCAACGGGCGATCAGGCGCTGATCGCGGTCGCCGGGCGGCTGAAAGGTGTCATGCGTGCGGGCGATCTGGTGGCGCGCTTCGGCGGCGACGAATTCGCCATCGTCCTGCGCCATATTGCCAATCCGGAAACCGCCACCACCATCGCGCTGCGCGTCATCGAGGCGCTGAAAACCCCCCTTCGCATCGGCAAGGCCAGCCATGATGTCGGCACGGGCATCGGCATCGCCCTGTTCCCGCAGAATGCCGAGGACGCCGAAGAACTGCTGCGCAAGGCCGATGTGGCGCTCTACCGCGCCAAGGCCGAACGCCGCTCGGCCATGCGTTTCTTCGACGAGGATATGGACCGTCAGGTCAATGAACGCGCCGCTATGGAGCACGCCCTGCGCCAGGCCTTGAGCGAAGAACGCATTACGACCGTCTTCCGTCCGGTCGTCGATATCCGCACCCGTCAGGTCCGCGCCTTCGAAGCCGAACCGCGCTGGCTGACCGATCAGGGGCAGGCGGTGCCGCCGGAGCGCTTTCTGGCCATCGCCGAAGAGATAGGTCTGATCCACGACATCGCGGGGCTGACTCTGGGGCAGGCCTGCGACGCGGCGGCCCAATGGCCGCCTGAGGTGCGCCTGTCGATCGACCTCTATCCGGCGCAACTCAGCGAACAGGCCCTGCCGTTGCGCATCGCCTCGGCCCTGATGACGCGCGGCCTCAGCGCCGACCGTCTGGAGGTGCGTTTGCCGGAAACGACCTTCGTGTCCGAAACCGACGCCGCCATCGGCCTGTTGCAGGCCCTGCGCGCCGCCGGCGTGTCGGTGACCCTCAGCCATTTCGGCGCGGGCTATTCGACGCTTTCGCAACTCAGACGCTTCAAGCCCGACCGCATCAAGCTGGATCGTGGCGTGACGGATGCGGCCGCACGCGATTCCGATGGGCGCGCGGTGGCCAATGCCCTGATCGGGCTGGGTCGCGGTCTGGGGCTGGCGGTCGTCGCCGACGGCGTCGGCTCGCTGGACGAAGCCGGCGCGCTGATGACCGAGGGCTGCGCCCTGGTTCAGGGCGAGACCTATGGCGATTTCCTGACCGATGCCGAAGCGCACAGCCTGTTGCGGGACGCGGCCTGA
- a CDS encoding glycosyl hydrolase family 28-related protein produces MSDTPSRRDALRRLSAFGAVGMTGMFLSGEALSQTPFTRSESLPSLKGLPDYSYAGYGFGVTAIPSEPGTIIDVASHGAKGDGETDDSRGVRAAIEAAHKVEGKVTLRFPAGRFVLTEVLRIERGDFVLEGAGRDEGGTVLYFPRPLRLVDETQTLKELREYIRKENKRQIEKERNIDYWFSEYSWSEGFIRVGIPGTRYAEYLAEYDTPPDVLTTGTAGSKWARHLDVADASGIKAGQIVQIQWFSDKGRDSAILRSLYGDTPRTLGQRHYDNPARALVSQTTRVIAVKGNRLELGDPLLHAVSAAQPARIVRKAFLTNVGIQGLRIEFPDAPAFGHHLEEGYNAIALNEMFDGWVRDVTIHNADSGVLTYDSASLTLSGISTTGEREAHYSVHVGNAHNVLVKDLLVANPVIHPLSVNTQATRAVYSRAVVLTRGLIDQHAGANHENLFDAVRLHVRPKKVDNAWVHDTWAGGGAAYWQPNHGLHNTTWNLEVIVEGGAPWDAEVALRGLKQGIGENVIGVYGNRRFSVTYPDAARIEGVNTCFHKAVSLYDHQLARRIPAR; encoded by the coding sequence ATGTCCGACACGCCTTCCCGCCGCGACGCTTTGCGCCGCCTGTCTGCCTTCGGGGCGGTCGGCATGACGGGGATGTTCCTGTCCGGTGAGGCTTTGTCGCAGACGCCGTTCACGCGCTCGGAGTCGCTGCCGTCATTGAAAGGGCTTCCGGACTATTCCTATGCCGGCTATGGCTTTGGCGTGACCGCGATTCCCAGCGAACCGGGCACGATCATCGACGTCGCGTCGCACGGCGCAAAGGGCGACGGCGAAACCGACGATTCCCGGGGGGTGCGCGCCGCGATTGAGGCCGCGCACAAGGTCGAGGGTAAGGTGACGCTGCGCTTCCCGGCGGGGCGCTTCGTCCTGACCGAGGTGCTGCGCATCGAGCGCGGCGACTTTGTCCTCGAAGGCGCCGGGCGCGACGAAGGCGGCACCGTCCTCTACTTCCCGCGCCCGCTGCGGCTGGTGGACGAGACCCAGACCCTGAAAGAACTGCGCGAATATATCCGCAAGGAGAACAAGCGGCAGATCGAAAAAGAGCGCAATATCGACTACTGGTTCAGCGAATATAGCTGGAGCGAAGGCTTTATCCGCGTCGGCATCCCCGGCACGCGCTACGCCGAATATCTCGCAGAGTACGATACGCCGCCGGACGTCCTGACGACCGGCACGGCGGGCAGCAAATGGGCGCGCCATTTGGATGTCGCCGACGCTTCAGGCATTAAAGCCGGACAGATTGTGCAAATCCAGTGGTTCTCGGACAAGGGCCGCGACAGCGCCATCCTCCGTTCGCTCTATGGCGACACCCCCCGCACCCTCGGTCAGCGCCACTACGATAATCCGGCGCGCGCTCTGGTCAGCCAGACGACGCGCGTCATCGCGGTCAAGGGCAACCGGCTGGAGCTGGGCGATCCGCTGCTGCACGCCGTATCCGCCGCCCAGCCCGCGCGCATCGTGCGCAAGGCGTTTCTGACGAATGTCGGGATTCAGGGCTTGCGCATCGAATTTCCCGATGCCCCGGCCTTCGGCCACCATCTGGAGGAAGGTTACAACGCCATCGCCCTGAACGAGATGTTCGACGGCTGGGTGCGCGACGTGACCATCCACAACGCCGATTCCGGCGTCCTGACCTATGACAGCGCCAGCCTGACCCTGAGCGGCATCTCAACGACCGGCGAACGCGAGGCCCACTATTCGGTCCATGTCGGCAATGCGCACAATGTGCTGGTCAAGGATCTGCTGGTGGCCAATCCCGTCATCCATCCGCTCAGCGTCAACACGCAGGCCACCCGCGCCGTCTATTCGCGCGCCGTGGTCCTGACGCGCGGCCTGATCGATCAGCACGCCGGGGCCAACCACGAAAACCTGTTCGATGCCGTGCGCCTGCACGTCCGGCCGAAAAAGGTCGACAATGCCTGGGTCCACGACACCTGGGCCGGAGGCGGCGCGGCCTACTGGCAGCCCAATCACGGCCTGCACAACACGACGTGGAACCTTGAGGTTATCGTTGAAGGCGGCGCGCCGTGGGACGCCGAAGTCGCTCTACGCGGCCTCAAGCAGGGCATCGGGGAAAACGTCATCGGCGTCTATGGTAACCGGCGCTTCAGCGTGACCTATCCCGACGCGGCGCGCATCGAAGGGGTCAACACCTGCTTCCATAAGGCGGTCTCTCTCTATGATCACCAGTTGGCGCGGCGCATACCCGCCCGCTAG
- a CDS encoding TonB-dependent receptor has product MMPSLPTGFRPFKTACLTSGAVSSLILLAGLSQPAMAQTSESAANDDGVEVVVVRGIRGSLNDALEIRRKSDVILDGISADDIGSTPDLNLGEALQRIPGVQINRSDDRRDATISVRGLPSEYTKTTVMGQSIAAPTLGTRGSGNPFGIYDASIFGGADVVKSFSADMPAGGLGSVVNLRIRPALSRKEGGVFRAEAQWEETTAKLNPAFFLTGSKKLSSDFGIYGTLSYSRQLFRRDTIRINAYTAYTQARLTQLAATNPAFAIPATTDGVANQVVYPSEVRQYSRTSDGYRLSGAAGFEWRVNDALNVRVDAIATRRDLDEANLDILTAFASDTTGIVTPLSNPVKVGQFDRGSDGTVENVYVVNKIQASDVQLPIGNRGMPSIDESFALYPQINFRTGAWRLDAIGTISEALGTRDEFLYEQRVQPTTGRTDTNGDGIDDTTNGITAVLDTGLGNYKNYQFDLNLPSRLLNVTGPYTVSGGNGTQARNGLRPENVVLTASGANHRVRRNMYALDLKAARELDFGPVTSVEFGVYYSKEKARQIYQENANLGLQLNNLTNDIFKLNDAVTSGGNFFGSGAPNAEINNFWSVDYRLIQQQIFPVLNTIPTNVGFTMTTAQLATFFPELTPAARTRITYAKILELAPRNELSGMIQRFPLNRVAGQNFRASRENLEAFALTRFDFSEVMDLKVRGNLGLRYVKADLTGLIEDQALKFYQALGFTSADFRPGYFLPPEPAGGSYDALLPSMNLIVDLTPKLVARAAYYETFEAFDMVEFSPAPTRVLENVDPDTGESLSSIRIDMNRFDLKPRSSKAFDLGLSWYNRRGNVVALGYFHKTIENNIVEQNNYCPVGQNFEVEGQSFGPLYVDGTGFCRIQQGATTDIGNQRITINRTINDPNELTVEGFEFQIQQDFSFLPGLWKNFGMVFNATQVTSSGANGSKLYGVADSTYNLIGYYEDDKWQARLAYNYASDILLEGGSTFTGSSSRVRPRGQLDFSGAYTPNATTEVRLEVYNITNSRREEYEGVEAFNRVADYDGITYSLSVTKKF; this is encoded by the coding sequence ATGATGCCATCTCTCCCTACGGGCTTCCGGCCCTTTAAAACCGCGTGCCTCACCTCGGGCGCCGTTTCTTCGCTGATCCTGCTGGCGGGCCTCAGCCAGCCGGCCATGGCGCAAACCAGCGAATCCGCCGCCAATGACGACGGCGTCGAAGTCGTTGTGGTGCGCGGCATTCGCGGCTCGCTCAACGACGCCTTGGAAATCCGCCGAAAATCGGATGTCATTCTGGACGGCATTTCCGCCGACGATATCGGATCGACCCCCGACCTCAATCTCGGCGAGGCGCTGCAGCGCATTCCCGGCGTACAGATCAATCGCTCCGACGACCGCCGTGACGCGACGATCAGCGTGCGCGGCCTGCCCAGCGAATACACCAAGACGACGGTGATGGGCCAAAGCATCGCCGCTCCGACCCTGGGCACGCGCGGGTCGGGCAATCCCTTCGGCATTTACGACGCTTCGATCTTCGGCGGTGCCGATGTGGTCAAGTCCTTCTCGGCCGACATGCCGGCGGGCGGGCTCGGCTCGGTCGTCAATCTGCGCATCCGCCCGGCCCTGTCGCGCAAGGAAGGCGGCGTTTTCCGCGCCGAAGCGCAATGGGAAGAGACGACGGCCAAGCTCAATCCGGCCTTTTTTCTCACTGGCTCAAAGAAGCTGTCGTCCGATTTCGGCATCTACGGCACCCTGTCCTATTCGCGTCAGTTGTTCCGCCGCGACACCATCCGCATCAACGCCTATACCGCCTATACGCAGGCCCGCCTGACGCAACTGGCGGCGACCAATCCGGCCTTCGCCATCCCGGCCACAACTGACGGCGTCGCCAATCAGGTCGTTTATCCGTCAGAAGTCCGTCAGTATTCGCGCACCTCGGACGGCTATCGCCTGTCGGGCGCCGCCGGCTTCGAATGGCGCGTCAATGACGCCCTGAACGTCCGCGTCGACGCCATCGCCACGCGCCGCGACCTTGACGAGGCCAATCTCGACATCCTGACCGCCTTTGCCTCGGACACGACGGGCATCGTCACGCCGCTGAGCAATCCGGTGAAGGTGGGGCAATTCGACCGCGGCTCGGACGGCACGGTCGAAAACGTCTATGTCGTCAACAAGATCCAGGCCAGCGACGTGCAACTGCCGATCGGCAATCGCGGTATGCCGTCGATCGACGAAAGCTTCGCCCTCTATCCGCAGATCAATTTCCGCACCGGGGCCTGGCGTCTCGACGCCATCGGCACGATTTCCGAAGCGCTCGGTACACGCGATGAATTCCTCTACGAACAGCGCGTTCAGCCGACGACCGGCCGCACCGACACCAATGGCGACGGCATAGACGATACGACCAACGGCATCACCGCCGTGCTCGACACCGGTCTCGGCAATTACAAAAACTACCAGTTCGACCTCAACCTGCCCTCGCGCCTGCTCAACGTCACCGGCCCCTATACGGTCAGCGGCGGCAACGGCACCCAGGCGCGCAATGGCCTGCGCCCGGAAAACGTCGTCCTCACCGCCAGCGGCGCCAACCACCGCGTCCGTCGCAACATGTACGCGCTGGACCTGAAGGCCGCGCGCGAACTGGATTTCGGACCCGTAACCAGCGTCGAATTCGGCGTCTACTATTCCAAGGAGAAGGCGCGCCAGATCTATCAGGAAAACGCCAATCTGGGCCTTCAGCTCAACAATCTGACCAATGACATCTTCAAGCTGAACGACGCGGTGACGTCGGGCGGCAACTTTTTCGGTTCGGGCGCGCCCAATGCCGAGATCAATAACTTCTGGTCCGTCGATTACCGCCTGATCCAGCAGCAGATCTTCCCGGTCCTCAACACCATACCGACCAATGTCGGCTTCACCATGACGACGGCGCAACTGGCGACCTTCTTCCCGGAACTGACGCCCGCCGCGCGCACTCGCATCACCTATGCCAAGATACTGGAACTGGCGCCGCGCAACGAACTGTCGGGCATGATCCAGCGCTTCCCGCTCAACCGCGTGGCGGGCCAGAACTTCCGCGCCTCGCGCGAAAACCTGGAGGCCTTCGCCCTGACGCGCTTCGACTTCTCCGAAGTGATGGACCTCAAGGTGCGCGGCAATCTGGGCCTGCGCTACGTGAAGGCCGACCTGACGGGCCTGATCGAGGATCAGGCGCTGAAATTCTATCAGGCGCTCGGCTTCACCAGCGCGGACTTCCGCCCCGGCTACTTCCTGCCGCCGGAGCCCGCGGGCGGCAGCTACGACGCGCTCTTGCCATCGATGAACCTGATCGTCGACCTGACGCCGAAGCTGGTGGCGCGCGCCGCCTATTACGAGACGTTCGAGGCCTTCGACATGGTCGAGTTCTCGCCCGCCCCCACCCGCGTGCTCGAAAACGTCGATCCGGACACCGGCGAATCGCTCAGTTCCATCCGCATCGACATGAACCGCTTCGACCTCAAGCCGCGCAGTTCCAAGGCCTTCGACCTCGGCCTGTCGTGGTATAACCGCCGCGGCAATGTGGTCGCGCTGGGCTATTTCCACAAGACGATCGAGAACAATATCGTCGAGCAGAACAATTACTGCCCGGTGGGTCAGAATTTCGAGGTGGAAGGCCAGTCCTTCGGCCCGCTCTATGTCGACGGCACGGGCTTCTGCCGCATTCAGCAGGGCGCTACGACCGATATCGGCAATCAGCGCATCACCATCAACCGCACCATCAACGACCCGAACGAACTGACGGTCGAAGGCTTCGAGTTCCAGATCCAGCAGGATTTCTCCTTCCTGCCCGGCCTGTGGAAGAATTTCGGCATGGTGTTCAACGCTACCCAGGTCACCTCCAGCGGGGCTAATGGCTCGAAGCTCTATGGCGTCGCCGACAGCACCTACAACCTGATCGGCTATTACGAGGACGACAAGTGGCAGGCGCGTCTGGCCTATAACTACGCTTCCGACATCCTGCTTGAAGGCGGCTCGACCTTCACCGGCTCGTCCAGCCGTGTGCGGCCGCGCGGACAGCTCGACTTCTCTGGGGCCTATACGCCGAACGCCACGACCGAGGTTCGGCTTGAGGTCTACAACATCACCAATTCGCGCCGCGAAGAGTACGAGGGGGTGGAAGCCTTCAACCGCGTTGCAGATTATGACGGCATCACCTATTCCCTTAGCGTAACCAAGAAGTTTTAA
- a CDS encoding LacI family DNA-binding transcriptional regulator has protein sequence MDEKKRTPAAKARDTATVVPLPRKPGAALTITDVAEFAGVSKKTVSRVINREPMKAATRAKVEAAIETLGFVPNAQARALAFRKNFVIVLFIHDSTSPMAMKFQRGVLSAIGDSELALAVRPVDRESPDLLADIETFLGRQKPMGAIFLPPLSERDDIGEMCQRLNIKYVRVGSAQLDMMSRSVWSNDREAVMGVVRDIVALGHRRIGFVRGPQGFLSAREREAGFRQALQAAGIAPDEALFADGLYSFESGVTAGHALLDSPQPPSVIFASNDSMAAGVVRAAHEKGLRLPRDLSIVGFDDGPVALQLWPSLTTVHWPVAEMGVLAVHKLVPETLPAGEDPATLPSMVVSSLIRRESLGEPPR, from the coding sequence GTGGACGAAAAGAAACGGACCCCGGCGGCGAAGGCCCGCGACACGGCGACGGTCGTGCCCCTCCCGCGCAAGCCGGGGGCGGCCCTGACCATTACCGATGTCGCGGAATTCGCCGGAGTCTCGAAAAAGACGGTCAGCCGCGTCATCAACCGCGAGCCGATGAAGGCGGCGACGCGGGCGAAGGTCGAGGCGGCCATCGAGACGCTGGGCTTCGTGCCCAATGCGCAGGCCCGCGCGCTCGCCTTTCGCAAGAACTTCGTCATCGTCCTGTTCATCCACGACTCGACCTCGCCCATGGCGATGAAGTTTCAGCGCGGCGTGCTGTCGGCCATAGGCGACAGCGAGCTGGCGCTGGCGGTGCGACCGGTCGATCGGGAATCCCCCGACCTGCTGGCCGACATTGAAACCTTCCTCGGCCGTCAGAAGCCGATGGGGGCCATCTTCCTGCCGCCCCTGTCCGAGCGCGACGACATCGGCGAAATGTGCCAGCGGCTGAACATCAAATATGTCCGCGTCGGCTCGGCACAGCTCGACATGATGTCGCGCAGCGTCTGGTCGAACGACCGCGAGGCGGTGATGGGCGTGGTGCGCGACATCGTGGCGCTGGGTCACCGCCGCATCGGCTTCGTGCGCGGACCGCAAGGCTTCCTGTCGGCGCGCGAGCGCGAGGCGGGCTTTCGTCAGGCGCTGCAGGCGGCGGGGATCGCGCCGGACGAGGCCCTGTTCGCGGACGGTCTGTACAGCTTCGAGTCGGGTGTGACCGCCGGTCATGCCCTGCTCGACAGCCCGCAGCCGCCGAGCGTCATCTTCGCCAGCAACGATTCCATGGCCGCGGGCGTGGTGCGCGCGGCGCACGAAAAGGGCCTGCGGCTCCCGCGCGACCTGTCCATCGTCGGCTTCGACGACGGCCCCGTAGCGCTGCAACTATGGCCCTCCCTGACGACCGTCCACTGGCCGGTGGCCGAGATGGGCGTGCTGGCCGTGCACAAGCTGGTGCCCGAAACCCTGCCGGCCGGCGAAGACCCGGCCACCCTGCCCTCCATGGTCGTCTCGTCGCTGATCCGTCGAGAGTCCCTGGGCGAACCCCCGCGATGA